In one window of Microscilla marina ATCC 23134 DNA:
- a CDS encoding MarR family winged helix-turn-helix transcriptional regulator: MSDKSYNLDDSLGYLVNHTARAMSHQLNQNFLQAGFNVTGEQWIVLLQILDDDGLNQQEIACKVGKDKASITRLVDGLEKRNLVVRISDKNDRRNKLIYLTNEGKQVKAELSKIAEKTLTDLQQNIDQADLENCKNVLRQVFKNCLEVCRRGFDPKP; encoded by the coding sequence ATGTCGGATAAATCTTATAATTTAGACGACTCATTAGGGTACTTGGTCAATCATACTGCCCGTGCAATGAGTCATCAACTCAACCAAAATTTTTTGCAGGCAGGGTTCAATGTTACAGGCGAACAATGGATTGTATTGTTACAGATTTTGGATGATGACGGGCTCAATCAGCAAGAGATTGCCTGTAAAGTTGGCAAGGATAAAGCAAGTATTACCCGTTTGGTAGATGGCCTGGAAAAGCGAAACCTTGTGGTGAGAATTTCTGATAAGAACGATCGGCGTAACAAGCTGATTTACTTGACAAATGAAGGGAAACAGGTAAAAGCAGAGTTAAGTAAAATAGCGGAAAAAACGCTGACTGATTTGCAGCAAAACATAGATCAGGCAGATCTTGAAAACTGTAAAAATGTGTTACGTCAAGTCTTTAAAAATTGCCTTGAAGTGTGTAGAAGAGGGTTTGATCCCAAACCATGA
- a CDS encoding competence/damage-inducible protein A, translating to MNTTFAEIITIGDEILYGQITDTNSQWISAELDKIGVKTIRKSSVGDDETQILDILKEASQRASIILITGGLGPTKDDITKKTLAKYFGANLVIHEPALQKIEELFRERNIPILESNRQQAAIPDNATYITNRSGTAPGMWFEHEGSVFVSMPGVPHEMKVLMIEEVIPRIHSFFSTPIIHHRMIKTFGKGESLLADIIKDWEDNLPENIKLAYLPHYGHVRLRLTGIGQDEATIKQQIADEEAKVTPLIHKYIYGYDNDTLEENLGKLLVEKGKTIATAESCTGGFLAHLFTKIPGSSRYLLGGIVAYSNEIKMSRLGVKEETLKAHGAVSEQTIREMAENVRERFGTDIGVASSGVAGPGGGSEEKPVGTVWIAYADENGTYSKKLMLTPDRQLNIEITANVILDLVRKKQQGLIQ from the coding sequence ATGAATACAACTTTTGCTGAAATCATTACCATTGGTGATGAGATTTTATATGGCCAAATTACTGACACTAACTCCCAATGGATAAGTGCTGAGTTGGACAAAATAGGAGTAAAAACTATCAGAAAATCATCAGTAGGTGATGATGAAACTCAGATTTTAGACATTTTGAAAGAAGCCAGCCAACGGGCCAGTATAATTTTAATTACAGGAGGTTTAGGGCCTACCAAAGACGATATTACAAAAAAAACACTGGCTAAATACTTTGGAGCAAATCTGGTCATTCACGAACCTGCACTTCAAAAAATTGAAGAGCTTTTCAGAGAACGAAACATTCCTATATTAGAAAGTAATCGCCAGCAGGCGGCCATTCCAGACAATGCTACTTATATTACCAATCGTTCGGGCACAGCACCTGGTATGTGGTTCGAGCACGAAGGTAGCGTGTTTGTATCGATGCCAGGGGTTCCGCATGAGATGAAGGTATTGATGATAGAAGAGGTTATTCCTAGAATCCATAGTTTTTTTAGTACTCCTATTATCCATCACCGCATGATCAAAACTTTTGGCAAGGGTGAGTCGTTGCTTGCCGACATTATCAAGGACTGGGAAGATAACCTACCCGAAAATATTAAACTGGCTTATTTGCCTCATTATGGGCATGTACGCCTGCGCCTGACTGGAATAGGACAAGATGAGGCTACAATAAAGCAGCAAATAGCAGATGAAGAAGCTAAAGTAACGCCTTTGATTCACAAGTACATTTATGGTTATGACAACGATACATTAGAAGAAAACTTAGGCAAGCTATTGGTAGAAAAGGGTAAAACCATTGCTACTGCTGAAAGCTGTACAGGGGGTTTTCTTGCCCATTTGTTTACCAAAATACCTGGTAGTTCGCGCTACCTGTTAGGGGGCATTGTAGCATACAGTAACGAAATAAAAATGAGTCGGTTAGGGGTGAAAGAAGAAACACTAAAGGCACATGGTGCAGTAAGCGAACAAACTATTCGTGAAATGGCAGAAAATGTACGCGAAAGGTTTGGTACCGATATAGGGGTGGCAAGCAGTGGAGTGGCTGGACCAGGTGGAGGCTCAGAAGAAAAGCCTGTAGGCACTGTTTGGATTGCCTACGCAGATGAAAATGGTACTTATAGCAAAAAACTTATGCTTACACCTGATAGGCAACTCAATATTGAAATTACCGCAAATGTTATCCTTGACTTGGTACGCAAAAAACAACAAGGGCTGATTCAATAA
- a CDS encoding lytic transglycosylase domain-containing protein — translation MQYSLKKAIKQGCLIVALWAGATNVYSQTERTSFDGSIFSAGLEKKLSAYLEKNNEATSVKSTIKKPNKNLVPPVLENQVKARLAKVKSAIELTYNKDVLGWVHLYTIRKRKYTEEILRRTSFYFPVFEQALKRYGIPEELKYLPIVESALRPNAKSFANAVGLWQFIPSTGSSYGLRQDWLIDERMDIYKSTDAACRYLQGMNKYFNDWQLTLAAYNCGPGRVIQAVKKAKKEAALKGKPFKKDFWNIYKYLPKETRGYVPAFIAASYTLHYYKNHNLTLNNPIPAIPSNVVIVKQFIDLKKFAKALEEPYEKIHLLNTHLKRQVLTPHWKGYPIRIPSNKKEFYEKNKTKILTAARQVNNRNMNYRVRKVKYFPDRKKIKRDRRLRSYHVVKAGDSLEQIAKTHQLSIPEIRLWNLMPSNQVSEGQVLLLLKPRKK, via the coding sequence ATGCAATATTCTTTAAAAAAAGCAATCAAACAAGGTTGTTTAATAGTAGCACTGTGGGCAGGTGCGACAAATGTTTACAGCCAAACCGAAAGAACTTCGTTTGATGGTAGCATATTTTCTGCCGGGCTGGAAAAGAAACTGTCGGCATATTTGGAAAAGAACAATGAAGCTACATCCGTAAAAAGTACTATTAAAAAGCCCAATAAAAACCTAGTGCCCCCCGTACTCGAAAATCAAGTAAAGGCACGCTTAGCAAAGGTGAAAAGTGCTATTGAACTCACTTACAACAAAGATGTGTTGGGTTGGGTACATTTGTACACTATTCGCAAACGTAAGTACACTGAAGAAATACTCCGTCGTACCAGTTTTTACTTTCCAGTGTTCGAACAAGCCCTTAAGCGATACGGTATTCCTGAAGAGCTTAAGTATTTGCCCATTGTAGAGTCTGCTTTACGCCCCAACGCAAAATCTTTTGCCAATGCGGTTGGTCTGTGGCAGTTTATTCCCAGCACAGGTAGCAGCTATGGTTTGCGTCAAGACTGGCTGATAGATGAGCGAATGGATATTTATAAATCTACTGATGCAGCTTGTCGTTATTTACAGGGAATGAATAAATACTTTAACGATTGGCAGCTTACTTTGGCAGCTTATAACTGTGGTCCAGGCAGGGTGATTCAGGCAGTAAAAAAAGCCAAAAAAGAAGCGGCACTCAAAGGTAAACCATTTAAAAAAGACTTTTGGAATATTTATAAGTACTTGCCCAAAGAAACCAGAGGCTATGTACCCGCTTTTATAGCAGCAAGCTATACTTTACATTATTACAAGAACCATAACCTTACCCTAAATAACCCTATACCTGCTATACCTTCTAATGTAGTAATAGTAAAGCAGTTTATAGATCTTAAAAAGTTTGCCAAGGCGCTTGAGGAACCTTATGAAAAAATTCATTTGTTGAATACCCACTTAAAACGCCAAGTACTTACACCCCATTGGAAAGGTTATCCGATACGTATTCCTTCTAATAAAAAGGAGTTTTATGAGAAAAATAAAACCAAAATATTAACGGCTGCCCGTCAGGTGAATAACCGAAATATGAATTACAGAGTGCGTAAGGTGAAGTACTTTCCAGATAGAAAGAAAATCAAACGTGACCGTCGTCTCAGGAGTTACCATGTGGTAAAAGCGGGTGATTCGCTGGAGCAAATAGCTAAGACGCACCAATTGAGTATTCCTGAAATACGTTTATGGAACTTAATGCCTTCAAACCAAGTGAGTGAAGGGCAAGTATTGTTATTGCTCAAACCCAGAAAAAAGTAA
- a CDS encoding NADH-quinone oxidoreductase subunit A: MQNPEIQEFGIILLFIIGGVAFVSVTFLISYLLRPKRPNPEKLTTYECGEDAVGNVWGHFNIRFYLVALLFVLFEVEILFLFPWATVFGQKELIEGTQGQWGWFALIEVIIFVGILVLGLAYAWAKGYLDWVRPAQKKSDYVSKIPASAYDRVNQQMYNKRESVQR; the protein is encoded by the coding sequence ATGCAAAACCCTGAAATACAAGAATTTGGTATTATTCTCCTCTTCATTATAGGGGGTGTTGCATTTGTATCAGTTACTTTTTTGATAAGTTACCTACTACGCCCTAAACGCCCCAACCCTGAGAAACTCACTACCTACGAGTGTGGCGAAGATGCTGTGGGCAATGTATGGGGGCATTTCAATATTCGTTTTTATTTGGTGGCCTTATTGTTTGTCTTGTTCGAGGTTGAGATTTTATTCCTGTTTCCCTGGGCAACAGTATTTGGGCAAAAAGAACTTATTGAAGGTACCCAAGGTCAATGGGGATGGTTTGCGCTGATCGAGGTTATAATCTTTGTGGGCATTTTAGTACTAGGACTGGCGTATGCTTGGGCAAAAGGTTACCTTGACTGGGTACGCCCTGCACAAAAAAAATCGGATTATGTATCTAAGATTCCTGCCAGTGCTTATGACAGGGTAAACCAGCAAATGTATAATAAGAGAGAAAGCGTACAGAGGTAG
- a CDS encoding IS4 family transposase, with the protein MGKVSVSDLFSLLPDDLLDNLSQSTDVDKWVSKLPGKLFIKLLLYSVLNNERLSLREISSEMSNPIFQSFSSEMVEQMAGWTGIRERLRHIKLPFIEQVYEHFFAEAHALYGEKKLLDYHIKRYDSTLIKVFGHLLQGMKVGNTSKNKFQVKLTTEHTDGFGLRVSFHQDQAHLSEETALQEQINLGKHSSQDIIVFDNGLKGRRKFKDFDEASIQFVTNIGKKPRYQVNRPHQLLDRHHPDLDFIQDSVVQLFERGQPTNSMEHEFRLIEFRVKETGKHLFILSNLWDLPAEVVAQVYLMRWDIEVIFRFLKQEMNLTHFVCNDLNAIKVMIYVKLIAAMMILIFKQKNAIKTYKRAKKLFLEDIYLLIIVEMMESPDLSQWFLKKAKKRLKRE; encoded by the coding sequence ATGGGTAAAGTTAGCGTTTCGGATTTATTTTCCCTTCTACCTGATGATTTGCTTGATAACTTAAGTCAGTCTACTGATGTAGATAAGTGGGTAAGCAAATTACCAGGCAAACTATTTATTAAGCTACTGCTATACAGCGTGTTAAACAATGAGCGTCTTAGCCTTCGGGAAATATCATCTGAGATGAGCAATCCTATATTTCAAAGTTTTTCATCTGAGATGGTCGAACAAATGGCTGGTTGGACTGGTATTCGGGAACGTTTGCGGCATATCAAGCTTCCTTTTATCGAGCAGGTATATGAACATTTTTTTGCAGAAGCTCATGCTTTATATGGAGAGAAAAAGCTTCTTGATTACCATATCAAACGTTACGACTCTACTTTGATTAAGGTATTTGGTCATTTATTACAAGGAATGAAAGTAGGTAATACATCTAAAAATAAATTTCAAGTAAAACTGACTACTGAGCACACTGATGGTTTTGGTCTCCGTGTGAGTTTCCATCAAGATCAGGCTCATTTAAGTGAAGAAACCGCCTTGCAAGAACAAATTAATCTGGGAAAACACAGTTCCCAAGATATTATAGTTTTTGATAATGGTTTGAAAGGGCGTCGTAAGTTTAAAGATTTTGATGAAGCATCTATACAGTTTGTGACCAATATAGGTAAAAAGCCCCGTTATCAGGTGAATCGTCCTCATCAGCTCCTAGATCGCCACCACCCTGATTTAGACTTTATACAAGACAGTGTTGTACAATTATTTGAGCGTGGACAACCTACCAATTCAATGGAGCATGAGTTTAGGTTGATAGAGTTTAGAGTTAAGGAAACGGGGAAGCACCTTTTTATCCTGAGCAATCTTTGGGATTTACCCGCAGAAGTGGTGGCTCAGGTTTACTTGATGAGATGGGATATAGAAGTGATTTTCAGGTTTTTAAAACAAGAAATGAACCTTACACACTTTGTTTGTAATGATCTGAATGCTATAAAAGTAATGATTTATGTAAAGCTTATTGCAGCAATGATGATCCTTATTTTTAAACAAAAAAATGCCATCAAAACATATAAAAGAGCCAAAAAACTCTTTTTGGAAGACATCTATCTTTTGATTATAGTAGAAATGATGGAAAGTCCAGACCTGAGTCAATGGTTTCTAAAAAAAGCAAAAAAAAGACTGAAAAGAGAATAG
- a CDS encoding MFS transporter, with product MLLKNKNIVKLVLLLASSLTVMSGATIAPSLPKMSEVFANTPHADFLSKLVLTLPALMIALVSPLVGIMIDKFGRLQLLFISLIIYALGGTTGLYFSDLYSILAGRALLGVAVAGVMTSATTLIADYLEGEERNRFMGIQGAFMAFGGMVFVGSGGALADLNWRFPFALYFFSLVVLPLAYTYLVEPVKTTDKNIGQINSGPAVYPKFLIGFIYIITFLSMLLFYMIPVQLPFLLKSLNIEKSSLVGLAIVVSTMMGAVTSASYQQLKKRLSYMQIYAIAFGLLGIGFSLVSLAQGYVIILVGMVFSGLGMGLLMPNPSLWLMSLAPAKIRGRLIGGLTMAVFIGQFFAPVISEPIALRWSLSTAFGAGGLLMLTLAVGFVLSNRNLMSRDKKWKQQLKKDGVVS from the coding sequence ATGTTACTGAAAAATAAAAATATAGTCAAGCTGGTTTTGTTACTGGCGAGTAGCTTAACGGTGATGTCAGGAGCCACTATTGCTCCTTCTTTGCCTAAAATGAGCGAAGTGTTTGCCAATACACCCCATGCAGACTTTTTGTCTAAGTTGGTACTTACTTTACCTGCCTTAATGATTGCCTTGGTATCGCCGCTGGTAGGAATTATGATTGATAAGTTTGGGCGACTTCAGTTGTTGTTCATAAGTTTGATAATTTATGCCTTGGGTGGTACCACTGGGTTGTACTTTAGCGATTTATACAGTATACTGGCAGGCAGGGCTTTGTTAGGTGTAGCAGTGGCAGGTGTGATGACCTCAGCAACTACGCTTATTGCCGACTATTTGGAAGGAGAGGAGCGGAACCGGTTTATGGGCATACAAGGGGCATTTATGGCTTTTGGTGGAATGGTGTTTGTCGGAAGCGGTGGTGCCTTGGCAGATCTCAACTGGCGTTTTCCTTTTGCCTTGTATTTCTTTTCATTGGTGGTATTGCCACTTGCTTATACCTACCTGGTTGAACCTGTTAAAACTACGGATAAAAACATAGGGCAAATAAATAGTGGCCCAGCTGTCTATCCTAAGTTTTTGATAGGCTTTATTTACATCATTACCTTCTTAAGCATGTTGTTGTTTTATATGATACCTGTGCAGCTTCCGTTTTTGCTCAAAAGCTTAAATATAGAAAAAAGCTCTTTGGTTGGACTTGCTATAGTGGTAAGTACAATGATGGGGGCCGTTACTTCGGCTAGTTATCAACAACTGAAAAAAAGGTTAAGTTATATGCAAATCTACGCCATTGCTTTTGGATTGCTAGGCATTGGTTTTAGCCTGGTGAGTTTGGCACAAGGGTATGTTATCATATTAGTAGGAATGGTATTTAGTGGTTTGGGTATGGGACTCTTGATGCCCAACCCCAGCCTATGGTTAATGTCGTTGGCTCCGGCAAAAATCAGAGGACGTTTGATTGGTGGGCTTACAATGGCAGTATTTATAGGGCAGTTCTTTGCTCCTGTCATTAGCGAACCAATTGCCTTGAGGTGGTCATTATCTACAGCGTTTGGAGCTGGTGGATTACTTATGTTGACGTTAGCTGTGGGCTTTGTTTTGAGTAATCGAAACCTTATGAGCCGCGACAAAAAATGGAAACAACAGCTAAAAAAAGATGGAGTGGTATCTTGA
- a CDS encoding SpoIIE family protein phosphatase yields the protein MHLWSIYILLFYYLTCAFTCTIVHSQSNTPPYDTTHVVQLNQQAVESLANQQTHLALRKAQQALRLAQANSYIQGKAQSLFILGKISHHHKKFATSLNFFLKAKAVYQTLQQPSSIAQVYYEIGNLYLHWQSPTKALHYFRQSRDLITAQHYNADLMCKVLDNTGQAYWRMELYKKASTVYQQLLGMQSSEPAKERLRTLKKLAKIHKQTNAYHISLAYEQLILKTQKETESATEKAITLNSIGFLYKKLNQHTEAINAFKQSLVLYKRAHQKGKVKGYQNFCAILLTNIGITYNLLQEPQQAQQYFMEAMEFRQQTGDALDIARLHNLIATNYCIRGNPDRAQEYLQKAVNIAKAQQNKEVLQNSYKVFIKIYEQQNRPKKVKAYYKLLIQLKEEIEVENRQKLKDLYTRQLTIDQKEADYQLLLTEEEKQASLNRKLQLESEKKGQNLALKASELSLLRKDQELQQSILANELLEKNKVKQLLSLAEQRLYTEEQKLLIDSLRNNKKLQKLALERQQAQDKERQQRIALLEKDRKLKQQVLHEERALRHNTLIGMSVLLMIILAAIYQIRKRNKMLKQRNAIIKKHQQESQQFANKLMKINERLKNKEKVLKATNTKLEQQNLEIKAHNFILSDTIDELGRKNQHIQDSLHYAKRMQEAMLPYKAEMDAVFQEHFVIFKPREIVSGDFYWFASVKPKKNNQSLALSHPLLLFAVVDCTGHGVPGGFLSMMGFALLNEIVHIEKVLAPAQILQRLDTELRQSLKQENSTNNDGMDICLCTLEKNKEQGHTLSFAGAKRPLYYVLPQAPNELAQLPANRYSIGGNKRHKEFEQHCLQLPQGSILYLSTDGMIHLPNSRRRNFGSSRFKKMLAHYAHLPLAKQRQAIAATLNDFQKNEEEQRDDVTLVGVKV from the coding sequence ATGCATCTTTGGTCTATCTACATATTACTCTTTTATTACCTGACTTGTGCCTTTACCTGCACTATTGTTCATAGCCAATCAAACACCCCACCTTACGATACTACCCACGTAGTCCAACTCAACCAACAAGCAGTAGAGTCTTTGGCAAACCAACAAACACACTTGGCATTGCGTAAGGCACAACAAGCGCTGCGTTTGGCACAAGCCAATAGTTATATACAAGGTAAAGCACAAAGCTTGTTCATTTTAGGTAAAATAAGCCATCACCATAAAAAATTTGCCACCTCTCTCAATTTTTTTCTTAAAGCCAAGGCAGTATATCAAACCCTTCAACAACCATCTAGTATAGCTCAGGTATATTACGAAATCGGTAACTTATACCTTCATTGGCAAAGCCCTACCAAAGCCCTTCACTATTTTCGGCAAAGTCGTGACCTTATCACAGCTCAACACTACAACGCTGACCTAATGTGTAAAGTACTGGACAACACTGGACAAGCTTATTGGCGAATGGAGTTATACAAAAAAGCCTCAACCGTGTACCAGCAATTGTTGGGTATGCAAAGTAGTGAGCCAGCAAAAGAACGCCTGCGTACCCTCAAAAAACTGGCAAAAATACATAAACAAACCAACGCTTACCATATATCGTTGGCATACGAGCAATTAATTTTAAAAACTCAGAAAGAAACAGAGTCTGCCACAGAAAAAGCAATTACATTAAATAGTATTGGTTTTTTGTACAAAAAATTAAACCAACACACTGAGGCCATCAATGCTTTCAAACAGTCGCTGGTTTTGTATAAAAGAGCACACCAAAAAGGTAAAGTAAAAGGTTATCAAAACTTTTGTGCCATACTACTCACTAATATAGGCATTACCTACAACCTGTTACAAGAGCCACAGCAGGCCCAACAATATTTTATGGAAGCAATGGAGTTTAGGCAGCAAACTGGGGATGCACTAGACATTGCCCGCCTGCACAATCTCATTGCTACTAACTATTGCATTCGGGGGAACCCTGATCGGGCACAAGAATATTTGCAGAAAGCAGTGAATATTGCAAAAGCCCAACAAAACAAGGAGGTTTTACAAAATAGCTACAAGGTCTTTATCAAAATTTATGAACAACAAAACAGACCAAAAAAAGTAAAAGCTTACTACAAATTGCTGATACAATTAAAAGAAGAGATAGAAGTAGAAAACCGGCAAAAACTAAAGGACTTATATACCCGGCAGCTCACCATTGACCAAAAAGAAGCAGACTATCAACTATTGCTGACTGAAGAAGAAAAACAGGCTTCGCTCAACCGTAAATTACAGCTTGAAAGTGAAAAAAAAGGACAAAATTTGGCGCTTAAAGCTTCTGAACTGTCACTACTACGCAAAGATCAAGAGTTGCAGCAGTCGATACTGGCCAACGAATTATTGGAAAAAAACAAAGTGAAACAATTGCTTTCACTGGCAGAGCAAAGGTTGTATACCGAAGAACAAAAACTTCTGATAGACTCACTACGCAATAATAAAAAACTTCAGAAACTTGCACTGGAACGCCAACAAGCTCAAGACAAAGAGCGACAACAGAGAATTGCCTTGCTTGAAAAAGACAGAAAACTTAAGCAACAAGTATTGCATGAAGAACGGGCACTGAGGCATAATACACTGATAGGGATGAGTGTATTGCTGATGATTATTCTGGCGGCGATTTATCAGATACGCAAGCGCAATAAAATGTTGAAACAACGCAATGCTATTATCAAAAAGCATCAGCAAGAATCACAACAATTTGCCAACAAATTGATGAAGATAAATGAAAGGCTGAAAAACAAAGAAAAAGTGCTCAAAGCTACCAACACCAAGCTAGAGCAACAAAACCTTGAGATAAAAGCACATAACTTTATTTTAAGTGATACAATAGATGAGCTGGGGCGTAAAAATCAACATATCCAAGATAGCTTGCATTATGCCAAACGTATGCAAGAGGCAATGTTGCCCTACAAGGCTGAAATGGATGCAGTGTTTCAAGAACATTTCGTGATTTTTAAACCCAGAGAGATTGTATCAGGTGATTTTTACTGGTTTGCGTCCGTAAAACCCAAAAAAAACAATCAATCACTGGCTCTGTCTCACCCCTTGCTTTTGTTTGCTGTAGTAGACTGTACCGGGCATGGGGTACCAGGTGGATTTTTAAGCATGATGGGGTTTGCACTTCTCAACGAAATTGTACACATAGAGAAGGTATTGGCTCCTGCCCAAATACTGCAAAGACTAGATACTGAGCTACGCCAGAGCCTAAAACAGGAAAATAGCACAAATAATGATGGCATGGATATTTGCCTTTGTACGCTGGAAAAAAACAAAGAACAAGGGCACACCTTAAGTTTTGCTGGTGCCAAGCGTCCTTTGTATTATGTGTTACCTCAGGCACCTAATGAACTCGCACAGTTACCAGCAAACCGCTATTCAATTGGCGGCAACAAGCGCCACAAAGAATTTGAACAACATTGTTTGCAGTTGCCCCAAGGCTCTATTTTATATTTGTCAACCGACGGAATGATTCACCTACCCAACTCTCGACGCCGTAATTTTGGCTCAAGCCGTTTTAAAAAAATGCTGGCGCACTATGCCCACTTACCTTTGGCAAAACAACGTCAGGCTATTGCTGCCACATTGAACGACTTTCAGAAAAATGAGGAAGAGCAACGCGATGATGTTACATTGGTAGGGGTAAAGGTTTGA